The Henckelia pumila isolate YLH828 chromosome 2, ASM3356847v2, whole genome shotgun sequence genome includes a window with the following:
- the LOC140878344 gene encoding protein ANTAGONIST OF LIKE HETEROCHROMATIN PROTEIN 1-like, with translation MSHSTDSSRSSSSSTSEEEVHVQIDEQDDDPVEDLMLMVLQQHQQVMEAYQRRETRRRRRFIQRNREAGHERLVNDYFSTNPVYHDGIFRRRFRMRRELFLRIVTALENHSTFFQQREDAVRRKGLSPLQKCTAAIRQLAYGVPADHLDEYLRMGESTAIRCLFKFCEYLVEIFGDRYLRRPNADDVQRLLQMHVDRHGFPGMLDSLDCMHWKWKNCPVAWKGQFTRGHGSPTIVLEAVASHDLWIWHAFFGVAGSRNDINVLYESPIFNNVLQGNAPEVNFTVNGTTYTKGYYLTDGIYPEWATFVKAFPCPEDPKRKLFKERQESARKDVERAFGVLQSRWAIVRGPARYWYRKKLKQIMLACIILHNMIIEDEGGHVIDWYNDEADELAQPILGSNRGFQDYLRTNSELRDTQVHHQLRADLVEHIWENCNNMNP, from the coding sequence ATGTCTCATTCCACAGACAGCTCTAGGTCAAGTTCCAGTTCGACAAGCGAAGAAGAAGTACATGTTCAAATCGATGAGCAAGATGATGATCCGGTAGAAGATCTGATGTTAATGGTACTTCAACAACACCAACAAGTTATGGAAGCATATCAAAGGAGAGAAACACGCAGAAGAAGGAGGTTCATCCAAAGAAATCGTGAAGCCGGTCATGAGAGGCTCGTCAATGATTATTTCTCTACAAACCCGGTGTATCATGATGGAATATTTCGAAGACGGTTTCGAATGCGAAGAGAGTTATTCCTTCGCATAGTGACTGCCTTAGAGAATCATTCGACGTTTTTTCAACAAAGAGAAGATGCTGTGCGAAGAAAAGGGTTGTCACCACTACAAAAATGCACCGCTGCGATTCGTCAACTAGCTTACGGAGTCCCTGCAGATCATCTTGATGAGTACCTACGTATGGGTGAATCCACGGCCATCAGGTGTCTTTTCAAGTTTTGTGAATACTTGGTTGAAATATTTGGTGATAGGTACTTAAGAAGACCAAATGCTGATGATGTTCAACGTCTTCTTCAAATGCATGTTGACAGACACGGCTTTCCTGGCATGTTGGATAGCCTTGATTGTATGCATTGGAAATGGAAAAATTGTCCGGTTGCTTGGAAAGGTCAATTTACAAGGGGACATGGGTCACCAACAATTGTGCTAGAGGCGGTCGCGTCTCATGACTTGTGGATTTGGCATGCCTTCTTTGGGGTCGCCGGTTCACGCAACGATATCAACGTGTTATATGAATCTCCAATCTTCAACAACGTCTTGCAAGGAAATGCACCGGAGGTTAATTTCACGGTGAACGGCACTACATATACGAAAGGTTATTATTTAACAGATGGAATATATCCCGAGTGGGCTACTTTCGTTAAGGCTTTTCCTTGCCCGGAGGATCCCAAGAGAAAGTTGTTTAAGGAAAGACAGGAATCTGCAAGAAAAGATGTCGAGCGGGCATTTGGTGTGCTCCAATCTCGATGGGCGATTGTCAGAGGCCCAGCTCGCTATTGGTATaggaaaaaattaaaacaaataatgTTAGCATGCATTATTTTGCATAACATGATTATTGAGGACGAAGGAGGTCACGTGATAGATTGGTACAACGATGAAGCGGATGAACTTGCACAACCTATCCTAGGATCCAACCGAGGGTTTCAGGATTATCTTAGGACAAATTCAGAACTACGTGACACTCAAGTTCATCACCAACTTCGCGCGGACTTAGTGGAGCATATCTGGGAGAATTGCAACAACATGAATCCGTGA
- the LOC140878345 gene encoding uncharacterized protein: protein MDENTRAYLTYLLNSTQNSQENASSQNPQIPPTHEYPHPFPNMQFPPQNVQNFPGFGNFMSHPNYTSRGPPQPLPAEYWQNTSHPPFTPPVLQGFGTPYTTGTHFSSSMSTEPASPTFVPETQLSDRESPIEVVNLEKMIPNAEGTRKRSTWTKVEDEVLARSFVTISDDPIIGNGQKADAFWGRVASYYNDNHPAGSNNRKANVIRSHWHNTIQKKVNLFNANYNSIYSLYRSGHSDEDILRFAYEKYREEHNGVAFNLEHVWRIVKDRPMFTPQSDDHFVASKKTRNSESGASNTSSNQNVSIDIDDEDNRPMGRKAAKKKGKDKVKSTMEDLTVNYNSIFSKFNEYTNVKKSEVDLKQKQLEVEEIKAKASLSNAEAKNRRLRLKEYEILNKDTSEMTTEQLIIHECLCKDIRSSWNI from the coding sequence ATGGATGAAAATACGAGGGCATATCTTACATATTTGTTAAATTCTACACAAAACTCGCAAGAAAATGCATCTTCCCAAAATCCACAAATTCCACCAACTCATGAATATCCACATCCATTTCCAAATATGCAGTTTCCTCCACAAAACGTTCAAAATTTCCCaggatttggaaattttatgagCCATCCGAATTATACCTCCAGAGGTCCACCACAACCGCTTCCAGCCGAATATTGGCAAAACACGAGTCATCCACCATTCACGCCGCCAGTTCTTCAAGGCTTTGGTACCCCATACACAACTGGTACGCATTTTTCATCTTCGATGTCGACTGAACCTGCATCTCCGACTTTTGTCCCAGAGACTCAACTGTCCGATCGTGAATCCCCAATCGAGGTTGTGAATTTAGAAAAAATGATTCCGAATGCTGAGGGTACGAGAAAGCGTTCGACTTGGACAAAGGTTGAAGATGAGGTCTTGGCCAGAAGTTTTGTCACAATCAGTGATGATCCAATAATCGGCAATGGCCAGAAGGCAGATGCATTTTGGGGACGTGTCGCAAGCTACTACAATGACAATCATCCTGCAGGTTCAAACAACAGAAAAGCTAATGTTATACGGTCACATTGGCACAACACAATCCAGAAGAAGGTAAATCTATTCAACGCAAATTACAATAGTATTTACAGTTTATATCGCAGTGGTCACAGTGATGAAGACATATTGAGGTTTGCGTATGAAAAATATCGCGAAGAACACAATGGTGTTGCGTTCAACCTCGAGCATGTGTGGAGAATTGTTAAAGATCGTCCAATGTTTACTCCACAATCCGATGATCACTttgtggcctcaaagaagacgAGGAACTCTGAGTCAGGAGCAAGCAACACATCTTCCAACCAAAATGTGAGCATAGACATAGATGACGAAGATAATCGTCCAATGGGTAGGAAGGCTgcaaaaaaaaagggaaaagaCAAAGTCAAATCGACCATGGAGGATCTGACAGTAAACTATAACAGTATTTTTTCAAAGTTCAATGAGTACACAAACGTAAAGAAGTCTGAAGTCGATCTGAAACAAAAACAACTTGAAGTTGAGGAGATTAAGGCAAAAGCTTCCTTGTCCAATGCAGAAGCAAAGAATCGTCGATTGAGGTTGAAGGAGTACGAGATCTTGAACAAAGACACCTCGGAAATGACTACTGAGCAGCTTATCATACATGAATGTTTGTGCAAGGATATCAGGTCCAGTTGGAATATATAA